The genomic window TTTCGGAAAAATGAGCAATTGTTTTAGATTATTGGGAGGTTGCGACGATGCTCGAACAGTTATTGTTGTTTTTGGAAATCATGCTGATTAATATCGTTCTAAGCGGTGACAATGCCGTAGTGATTGCCATGGCAAGCAAAAATTTGCCGCTCGATCAGCGGAAAAAAGCAATATGGTGGGGCGCCTTTGGCGCGGTGGGGCTGCGGGTCGTCCTGACGGTTGTAGCTGTGGCGTTATTGAAAGTTCCTTACATACAAGCCGCCGGTTCGCTATTGTTAATGTATATCGCGTTGAAATTGCTGCTTGAAGAAAACGGCCATTCCAATGTAAAGTCGGCCGCTACGTTGTTTAGCGCTGTTTGGACGATCATTTTGGCCGACTTCGTCATGAGTTTGGACAACGTGCTGGCGATCGCCGCCATCGCGAAAAACGATTTTCTGCTTATCGTGTTGGGTATCGGGCTCAGCATTCCGCTTATTATATGGGGAAGCACGCTGATCATGAAATTGCTGCATAAATTTCCGGTTCTCGTTTATCTCGGAGCGGCCATTTTGGGATACACCGCCGGCGAAATGCTGACCGAGGACGCGAAGATCGCGCAGCTCTTGCACAACGCGCATCCCTCCTATCATTGGCTTGTCCCGCTAGCCGGAGCGCTGATTGTGATTATCGCCGGATTGGTCAAACAATTCGCCGCGAAAAAGGGGCCCCATTAACCCGGCATTTTTCCATCGGCGGGATAAGCCGAACCAACACTCAATCATGCCGGTAGTAATTTTTTAACAATTCGTTTAAAATAAACGTATCGGCATGTCAAAAACTGACGGAAATTGGAGGGGGCCAAATGGCCAGAAATCCGTATACGGGCGGGCTTGTTTTGCTGGGTGTTGGTCTATTGATCTTGTTGGGCAAACTTGGCGTCATTGGAATGCTGTTTGCCTGGTTCTGGCCGGCTTTTATTCTGCTCTTGGGGTTGGCGTTCCACTATTTCTTTTTTGCCGGGACGGCGCCCGCGGGAGTGCTTGTGCCCGGCGGGATGCTGATTGTGTACGCTTTGCTGTTTTTTGTTTGCGCCTGGTTTGGCTGGCACTTGATGGGCGCGCTTTGGCCCGGGTTTATCCTGGGAGCGGCCGCGGGCCTGTATGAATGGCACTTTTTTTCCGCGCGCAAGCCTCCGGGCGTTATGTTCGCGGCGCTTATTCTGACTGCTTTATCCGTCATTTTTTTCAGTTTTAGCATCCTGTTTTCCGCGGGGGTTTATTTGCTCGCCATCGCACTGATTGTAGTCGGCGCATTGTTGCTGCTGCAAAAATCCCGCGTTACCTGGTAAAAGGGATGCTAGGATTTGCTTGTATATCGCGGTTTGAAAGGGTATAATAATAGAATGCCAGGCGTCGGTGTCATGAACGGTGTCCGGCGCTTTTTCATTTCTATTCACCGAGAGGAATTTGCCTGATGAATCCAAGAAATAAAATTCGCAATATTGCCATCATCGCCCATGTCGATCATGGAAAAACAACATTGGTTGACAAATTGCTGCGGCAATCCGGCATTTTTCGGGATAACGAAGACGTGGCCGAGCGGGTGCTCGATTCACACGATCTGGAGCGCGAGCGGGGAATTACCATTTTGGCGAAAAACACCGGCATAGAATATCAGGATATATGGATCAATATTGTCGACACGCCGGGACATGCCGATTTTGGCGGCGAAGTGGAGCGGATCATGAAAATGGTCGACGGCGTTCTCCTTGTTGTCGATGCTTTCGAAGGAGTCATGCCGCAAACGAAATTTGTGCTGCGCAAAGCGCTTGCGCAAGGTTTGACGCCGATCGTGGTGCTGAATAAGATTGACCGGCCGAATGCGCGTCCGGAAGAAGTTGTCGACGAAGTTTTGGAATTGTTTATCGAACTCGAAGCAAACGACGAGCAGCTTGACTTCCCGGTCGTATACGCTTCCGCGCTGAAAGGCGTGGCGGGCACTTCTCCCGATGCGCTGGCGGATGACATGCGCCCGTTGTTTGCGGCGATAATCAAACATATTCCGGCGCCCCCCGATACGAGGGATGAACCGCTGCAGATGCAGATTACGTTGATGGATTACAACGAATACATGGGCAGAATCGGGATTGGACGCGTCAACCGCGGGATAGTGAAAAGCGGGCAAGCCATTGCCGTGTTGTCCGGCGATGGAAGCCGTAAACAGGCGCGCATTGAAAAATTGTTCGGTTTTCGCGGATTGAAGCGACTGGAAATCGCGGAAGCGGGCGCGGGCGACATCGTCGCCATCGCAGGCATTAAAGATATTCAGATCGGCGACACGGTTTGCGATCCGGCGCATCCGGAGGCTATGCCGATGCTGCACATCGACGAACCGACCATACGCATGACCTTCCTCGTCAATGACAGTCCTTTTGCCGGGAAAGAAGGCAAATGGGTCACATCGCGCAAGTTGAAGGAACGTCTCTACAAAGAACTCGAAAGCGATGTCAGTTTGCGCGTCGAGGATACGGATAACGCCGACGCGTTTATCGTTTCCGGCAGAGGCGAGCTGCACCTGGGGATTTTAATCGAGACGATGCGCCGCGAAGGGTACGAACTGCAGGTTTCCAAACCGGAAGTCATTATCAAGGAAATCGACGGCGTGCCGATGGAGCCGATGGAGCGGCTGATTGTCGACATTCCCGAAGATGCGGTGGGCGGCGTGATGGAATCGCTCGGGCAGCGGAAAGCGGAAATGGTCAATATGATCCAATACGGTAACGGCAATGTGCGCATTGAGTTTGTGATTCCCTCCCGCGGCTTGATCGGGTATCGCACGCAATTTCTCACGTTGACGCGCGGGTACGGCGTGATGAACCACGCGTTCGACCATTATGCGCCGGCGGTTTTAGGCGAGTTGGGCGGACGCAGGCAAGGGGTGCTGATTGCCAGCGAAACGGGCGTGTCGACGCTGTATGGCATTTTATCGGTGGAAGATCGCGGCATTTTGTTTGTGCAACCCGGGGTGGATGTTTACGAAGGCATGATCGTCGGCGAACATACGCGCGATAACGATATTGTCGTGAATATTTGCAAGGAAAAGCATTTGACCAACGTGCGTTCCGCCACCAAAGACGAGACGGTGAAAATGAAAACCGCCAAAGTGTTCAGTTTGGAGCAAGCCCTGGAATACTTGAACGATGATGAACTTTGCGAAATTACGCCGAAATCGGTTCGCCTCCGCAAAAAGATTTTGCCTAAAGGCGAGCGGGAGCGCATGGAAAAGCACCGCAAAATGGCTGAATCGCAAGCCCGGTAATCCCCCGAAGGCGAGGTGTTCAACATGGATCAGGAGAAAAGCCTGAACGCTTGGCTTTTGTATCATCCTTGGGTCACTTACATTCTGATCTTTGTTTGTCTGGTATATATTTATAACAAAGTGTTTCGCGTGCGCAAGCTGCCGCTATTGAAAGAGTTCATCGTCTATGCGCTGCTCGCGCTGGGCTCTTTTATGCTGCTCATTTTCTCGACGAAGCTGCCTGTTGTGTACAGCTTGCTTTCGATTATCGCGGCAATGCTGTTGCTGCGTGTGCGGAATTTTTTCACAAACAGGGCAAACAGGACAAAATCGAAACAGGAACAGATAAAAGTTCAGCGGGGGGATCGTTCATGAATTTGAAAGACACGCTGTTTAACTGGCTGCAAATGAAAATTGTGGCGGATGGTCGCCCCGATGATCGTTCCGCCAAAGATACGCTGGATTTCTTTGCGGATATGCTTGCTACCGATCATCATTTGACGCAAGTGGCCGTCACCGGCGTTTTTGATTCATATTTTCATGTTGAATATGTCGAGAACGGCGAAAAGAAAACGATGAAATTCCGGCGGGAATTGGCGGAAAAACTGTTGGCCGACATCAATTCCAATCCCAAGTACAACAATCAGTGAAATCGGGTGTAATCATGTACAACGAGAGTTTGCCGCCCATGCCTCCCCGCCGGTTGGCAAAACGCGGCAACCGGCGTTTATTGAAAACGGTTTTTGGTTTCCTCTTCATGATCTGTTTAGCCGGCGCCGGTTATGCCGGCTATTTGTACCTCAAGTTCGACAATGCCCTGGAAAACGCGAAACTTCCCGGCACCCCGGCGGAAGTCCCGAAACCGGAGGCGGCTGCGCACAAACCGATCACCATATTGCTGCTCGGGCTGGACACAAGGGCGCAAACGGGCACGCTGAACACCGACGTAATCATGACGGCAACTTTCAATCCGCAAACAAAATCGGCCACCATCGTATCCATACCGCGCGATACGTATTTTCAGCCGGAAGGCTACCGGGCGCGCAAAATCAACGCGTTTTATTCCGTCGCCGTCCGCGCGGACAAAGAACATGCGCCGGAGCAAATGAAAACATGGATCGGCGATTTTCTTGGCGTTACGATTGACTATGTTGCCATTGTCGATTTTAAAACGTTTGAGGACGTAATCGACGCTTTCGGCGGCATTGATGTCGATGTCGATATGGATATGCGTTATGTCGATCATGCCGACGGAACGGATATCAATTTGCGGAAAGGCTTTCAGCATTTAAACGGCGAACAGGCGCTCGATTTTGTCAGGTACCGGAAATCAAACATGGGCACCGGCCCTTCCAGCGATTTTGACCGCAACCGCAGGCAGCAGCAAGTGCTGGCGGCCATTGTCGGCAAGCTGAAATCAATCGGCGGCGTGCTCAAACTTGGCGAAATTTTTACAGCGATCGGCAGCAATATCAAAACGGATATGCCGAAAAAACAAGTGCAAAATTTTCTTAAAACCTATATCGGCATTAAAAACGACCACATTCGTTATATCCCGCTTGACGGAAAATGGGTGAGCCCGTATACCGAATTGAATCCGGAAACGCTTAATATGGCGAAAAGCGCGCTGCAGGAAGAATTGCGCGGCGAGGACGGGAACATCGCGCCGGAAGAAACCGAACCGCCGGCGACAGCGGACTAGCCCGGCGCCGTGGCTGCGGAAACGGGCGCTATTTGAAGATGCGGCCGGCTATGATATACTGATTCTAAGGTAAAAAAAGATTCGGCCTGTGTTGAACGGGAGGTATGCCAATGGCTGAAATAGTCGCCGAATTGTCGGATCTCCAACTGCATCAATTGCAAAAAGAACCATTCGTTTTGCTTGGCACGATCGATGCCGAGACTTCTGTCCCGGTAAGCAGCGCAATTTCCTGGGTTTATGCGCCGGATTCCCGCCGCATTCGCTTTGCCATCGATCAGCGGTCGCGCTTGATAAGCAACATTCAGGCCGCCCCGCATGTTACGATTACTTTTTTTGCCGGCGGATCCGTGTACGCGGCGTCCGGCAAGGCAAAAATTGCCGCCGATGCGCTGGAAGGCGTTCCGTTCAAGCTTGCTTGCTTTGAAATGGCCGTCGAGTCGGTAAAAGATATTATGTTTTACGGCGCGCGCGTGTCGGTTGAGCCGGAATACGAAAAAACATATGACAAGCGTGCGGCCGAGAAGCTTGACAATCAAGTGTTCGCAGCCATAAAAAAAGCCTGGTTTGGTTAAACTCGGCTTTTTTTGTATACCGTCTGGCAAGTTACAGGCTGCGGTTTTTTAACCGGCTTCGCTCGTCCACGTTTGCCGGCGGTTTGGCGGGAGGAGCGACGTCGTGCGGGAATTGCGGCATGATGCGGCCGATGATATCGGACATTTCGTCGGCGAAGCCGGCGATCGGCTCACCCTTCCGCAGTTTGTCCCGCAATTCGGCGAGCCGGTGATTCAAATCGATGTCTGCGGTTACGAGGGCGTTTGCTCCGTAAGGATCTTTTTGCAACGCCTGCGCCACGGAATATTTGATTGTTCCCACGCGGGAACGGTCAAGATTTCCTTGCACATCGATACCGACTACCGCGGTTTTGCCGAAAACGACGCACGTTGCGTTGCGAACTTGCGGAATGCTCTCAGCCAGCATTTCCAGCCGGTCGGCCACCGCAGTCCGATTGGGCGATGTTTGCGTTTGTTGCGTTGATTCTTTGACGCGAATCTGATTGCGCGGGGGAGGGGATGCCTGACCGTTGTCAAACCAGTTGCATCCGCCAAGCAACAGCATGACGGCAAACAGCAAGATTAAACGCGGCATAAAAGTCGTCCTTTCATTTCATTTTAAGCATTTTCTATTTTGTCCAATCTGAAAAAAGCTATGTATTTTCCACCTTTTTAGCATACGGTTCACAGTCGAACGGATCCGGAGGGCTGAAATGAAAAAAATATATGTGCTTGATACCAATGTTCTGCTGCACGATCCCAACTCCATTTTTGCTTTTGAGGATAATGAAATTATCATACCTTCAGTCGTTTTGGAAGAAATAGATTCGAAAAAGCGGAATGTGGACGAAATTGGCCGCAATGCGCGCCATGTTTCCCGGCTGCTTGACGGATTGCGCGCCAAAGGGCATCTGTACGATGGGGTGGAACTGGAAAACGGCGGCAGCATCAAGGTTGAATTAAATCATCGAAGCTACAACAAGACCCAGGAACATTTCGGCGACATGACGAACGACAACAGGATTTTATCGGTCGCGTTGAACTATCATTTGGAGGAAAAAGCCAAAAAACGGGCCAAACCGGTAATCCTTGTCAGCAAAGATACGCTTGTCCGCGTTAAGGCCGATGTGCTTGGCGTAACCGCGCAAGACTATTTATCGGACAGAATCGCAACGTTCTCGGAATTATATACCGGCTGCATTGCCATACAGGTTCACCCTTCGCTGATCGACGCGTTTTACTCGCATCGCGTGCTGGAAACGAAAGCAATCAAAGCAATCAGGGAATTTTATCCCCATGAATTTGTCCTCTTAAAAGATGAAATGGGCAGCACCAAATCGGCGCTGCTCAAGGTGAGCCCCGACGCCAGGAAGTTGGAACCGCTGCATTTGGGCAATGAAGCGATCTGGGGAATTACCGCGCGCAACGCGCAGCAGCGCATGGCGCTGGAATTGCTGTTGAACGATGACATCCCGCTGGTGACGATTACCGGCCGCGCCGGCACGGGAAAAACGCTGTTGGCGCTCGCCGCGGGTTTAATGAAAGTGGAAGACGAACGGAAATACAAAAAGCTGTTGATTGCCCGGCCGGTTGTGCCGATGGGCAAAGACATCGGCTTTTTGCCGGGCGAAAAAGACGAGAAATTGCGTCCTTGGATGCAGCCCATTTATGATAATCTGGAGTTTTTGTTCGATACGAAGAAACCCGGTGATATCGAGAAAATATTAATGGGGCTGGGCAGCATTCAGGTGGAAGCGTTGACGTATATCCGGGGAAGGTCGATCCCGGGCCAGTACATCATTATCGACGAAGCGCAAAACCTGTCGCGCCATGAAGTGAAGACGATCGTGTCGCGCGTCGGCGAAGGCAGCAAAATCATCCTGATGGGCGACCCCGAGCAGATTGACCATCCGTATCTGGATTCGACCAGCAACGGATTGACGTGCGTGG from Bacilli bacterium includes these protein-coding regions:
- a CDS encoding TerC family protein gives rise to the protein MLEQLLLFLEIMLINIVLSGDNAVVIAMASKNLPLDQRKKAIWWGAFGAVGLRVVLTVVAVALLKVPYIQAAGSLLLMYIALKLLLEENGHSNVKSAATLFSAVWTIILADFVMSLDNVLAIAAIAKNDFLLIVLGIGLSIPLIIWGSTLIMKLLHKFPVLVYLGAAILGYTAGEMLTEDAKIAQLLHNAHPSYHWLVPLAGALIVIIAGLVKQFAAKKGPH
- the typA gene encoding translational GTPase TypA, which codes for MNPRNKIRNIAIIAHVDHGKTTLVDKLLRQSGIFRDNEDVAERVLDSHDLERERGITILAKNTGIEYQDIWINIVDTPGHADFGGEVERIMKMVDGVLLVVDAFEGVMPQTKFVLRKALAQGLTPIVVLNKIDRPNARPEEVVDEVLELFIELEANDEQLDFPVVYASALKGVAGTSPDALADDMRPLFAAIIKHIPAPPDTRDEPLQMQITLMDYNEYMGRIGIGRVNRGIVKSGQAIAVLSGDGSRKQARIEKLFGFRGLKRLEIAEAGAGDIVAIAGIKDIQIGDTVCDPAHPEAMPMLHIDEPTIRMTFLVNDSPFAGKEGKWVTSRKLKERLYKELESDVSLRVEDTDNADAFIVSGRGELHLGILIETMRREGYELQVSKPEVIIKEIDGVPMEPMERLIVDIPEDAVGGVMESLGQRKAEMVNMIQYGNGNVRIEFVIPSRGLIGYRTQFLTLTRGYGVMNHAFDHYAPAVLGELGGRRQGVLIASETGVSTLYGILSVEDRGILFVQPGVDVYEGMIVGEHTRDNDIVVNICKEKHLTNVRSATKDETVKMKTAKVFSLEQALEYLNDDELCEITPKSVRLRKKILPKGERERMEKHRKMAESQAR
- a CDS encoding YlaH-like family protein, with protein sequence MDQEKSLNAWLLYHPWVTYILIFVCLVYIYNKVFRVRKLPLLKEFIVYALLALGSFMLLIFSTKLPVVYSLLSIIAAMLLLRVRNFFTNRANRTKSKQEQIKVQRGDRS
- a CDS encoding LCP family protein codes for the protein MICLAGAGYAGYLYLKFDNALENAKLPGTPAEVPKPEAAAHKPITILLLGLDTRAQTGTLNTDVIMTATFNPQTKSATIVSIPRDTYFQPEGYRARKINAFYSVAVRADKEHAPEQMKTWIGDFLGVTIDYVAIVDFKTFEDVIDAFGGIDVDVDMDMRYVDHADGTDINLRKGFQHLNGEQALDFVRYRKSNMGTGPSSDFDRNRRQQQVLAAIVGKLKSIGGVLKLGEIFTAIGSNIKTDMPKKQVQNFLKTYIGIKNDHIRYIPLDGKWVSPYTELNPETLNMAKSALQEELRGEDGNIAPEETEPPATAD
- a CDS encoding pyridoxamine 5'-phosphate oxidase family protein, which translates into the protein MAEIVAELSDLQLHQLQKEPFVLLGTIDAETSVPVSSAISWVYAPDSRRIRFAIDQRSRLISNIQAAPHVTITFFAGGSVYAASGKAKIAADALEGVPFKLACFEMAVESVKDIMFYGARVSVEPEYEKTYDKRAAEKLDNQVFAAIKKAWFG
- a CDS encoding YhcN/YlaJ family sporulation lipoprotein, encoding MPRLILLFAVMLLLGGCNWFDNGQASPPPRNQIRVKESTQQTQTSPNRTAVADRLEMLAESIPQVRNATCVVFGKTAVVGIDVQGNLDRSRVGTIKYSVAQALQKDPYGANALVTADIDLNHRLAELRDKLRKGEPIAGFADEMSDIIGRIMPQFPHDVAPPAKPPANVDERSRLKNRSL
- a CDS encoding PhoH family protein, with the translated sequence MKKIYVLDTNVLLHDPNSIFAFEDNEIIIPSVVLEEIDSKKRNVDEIGRNARHVSRLLDGLRAKGHLYDGVELENGGSIKVELNHRSYNKTQEHFGDMTNDNRILSVALNYHLEEKAKKRAKPVILVSKDTLVRVKADVLGVTAQDYLSDRIATFSELYTGCIAIQVHPSLIDAFYSHRVLETKAIKAIREFYPHEFVLLKDEMGSTKSALLKVSPDARKLEPLHLGNEAIWGITARNAQQRMALELLLNDDIPLVTITGRAGTGKTLLALAAGLMKVEDERKYKKLLIARPVVPMGKDIGFLPGEKDEKLRPWMQPIYDNLEFLFDTKKPGDIEKILMGLGSIQVEALTYIRGRSIPGQYIIIDEAQNLSRHEVKTIVSRVGEGSKIILMGDPEQIDHPYLDSTSNGLTCVVERFKEQAASGHITLEKGERSRIAQLATDLL